Within the Neorhodopirellula lusitana genome, the region TGATTGATCTTCTCAGCTGTTACAATGACCGCGGCATCTTCCGATGTCGCGGTTTTTTCGTACTTCGACCGTTGATCGTTCGCCCTGCTCTGGCGGGTCGAACCTTACCTACCCAGTGAGAGGGGATTCGATGTTTGGTTTCAAGACGCGTTCGATGTTGATTGCGGGAGCCGTGACGTTGGCAATCGTCGCAACCATGCCTGAAAAGGCTGACGCAGCCTGGGGTTATGGATACGGCTATGGTTACCGAGCACCAGTGGCTCGAGCCTATCGGCCTGCCTACGTGGCGCGTCCCGTTTACGCGCCCCGGCCCGTCGCATATGCGTACCGAGCACCCGTGCGGGTCTATCGCCCAGCCGTCGCTTACGTCGCCCCTGTGCCGCGTCGCGTTTATCGCCCGGTTGTCCCCGTGGCTCCTGTTGCCGTCACGCCCTACTATTCGGGATATCGCGGATACGGTGGTGTCAGCGTCAACATCGGCTACGGTGTCGCGCCAGTAGGCTACATCGGCTACTAGGCATCTATTGTCTACCGTGCAGGCGCATGATCTTTGCCGCTGGGTTGTCCAGAGCTCAGTTGATAGGAAGTGACTTCCCGAAGGCTGGTGACTGCGAGTCTGCTGAATCCGGCTAACGCAGAACGTCACCGGCTTACGGGCTGGTTCGGTGCAGCCCATTTCAGCGGGGCATTTCACCCAGCACGTGAAAGCTGGCTAGCGAGACTTTCCAAAATAGTCAGCCTGATCAACGAGCAGCGATGGCTTGTAAGTCGCCGCTGTTTGCGTATTTACGCCAACGATACGTTTTGGGCTGTAGCTTGTTTTCGAGTGGCCAATTTGGCGTCTGAACAAATCGGCAACTGAACGATATTCCAGAGATCGATCCATGACTTCCAATAGCCGGCACCTCGACACCATCGTGATTGGCGGCGGGCCGATCGGTATCGAAACTGCAATTGAACTGCAGCAACGTGGACTGAACGTTTCAGTCATCGAGGGAGGATCAATCGGCAACACCATTTCTTGGTGGGCTCCGCAAACCCGATGGTTCAGCAGCAATGATCGAATCGCGATCGCTGGTGTGCCTCTTAGTACGATTGATCAGTCCAAGGCTAGCCGCGAAGAGTACTTGAACTACTTGCGATCCGTCGTGGATCAGTTCCAAGTGCAGATCCAGACTTACCAGCGCGTCGTGCAGATTGAACCGGTCGACGCACCAGGATCGCCGGGGCGTTGGCGAGTTGGAACAGTTGGTAACCATCCAGGTACGAACAATGCGAGCGGGGCAGCCTCTGGAGACCCGACTACGCAGAATGCTGAAGTCGTCTCAAAACAGCCGTTGGTGCGATGGACCACGGCGAACTCAATCGTCTTGGCGACCGGTGGTACCGATGTCCCCAATCAACTGAATGTTCCCGGTGAATCCCTGCCTCACGTCGATGGCTATTTGCGTGAGGTGCATCGTTACCACGGTCGCCACGTGCTAATCGTAGGCGGACGCAATAGCGCCGTGGAGGCCGCAATTCGCCTGTACCGCGGCGGTGCCCATGTCAGCCTGTGCTACCACCGAAGCAGCCTGCCAGAAGATGGGATCAAGTACTGGCTGCGGCCCGAGATGGAAGGGCTCATTCGCAGTGGTTCGATCCAAGTCTTCTTTGACTCACGCGTCGTGCAGATCGGCGAGGACTCAGTATCCTTGGTCACCCAGCGTCCGGGTGAAGAGGACACGAAGACCGAGGTCGCTGTCGACGATGTCCTGACTTTGATCGGCTACCGCCAGGACCAGACGCTGTTTGAGCAACTGGAAATTCTTTCAAAGGACGAAGCTCCGAAGCCCCTGTACAATGAAACCACCATGGAAACTCCGCGCGCGGGGATCTACGTGGCTGGCACCGCGATCGGCGGTACCCAGAGCAGTCGATATCAGGTCTTCCTTGAGAACTGCCATCAACATGTGGCGAAGATCGCCGACCATATCGCTGGCTCTGGAGCGGAACGCAATCAG harbors:
- a CDS encoding NAD(P)-binding domain-containing protein produces the protein MTSNSRHLDTIVIGGGPIGIETAIELQQRGLNVSVIEGGSIGNTISWWAPQTRWFSSNDRIAIAGVPLSTIDQSKASREEYLNYLRSVVDQFQVQIQTYQRVVQIEPVDAPGSPGRWRVGTVGNHPGTNNASGAASGDPTTQNAEVVSKQPLVRWTTANSIVLATGGTDVPNQLNVPGESLPHVDGYLREVHRYHGRHVLIVGGRNSAVEAAIRLYRGGAHVSLCYHRSSLPEDGIKYWLRPEMEGLIRSGSIQVFFDSRVVQIGEDSVSLVTQRPGEEDTKTEVAVDDVLTLIGYRQDQTLFEQLEILSKDEAPKPLYNETTMETPRAGIYVAGTAIGGTQSSRYQVFLENCHQHVAKIADHIAGSGAERNQSKQQPPKTASKHLDYRIQLQPES